From the Bradyrhizobium ontarionense genome, the window TGCATCGCGTCGCGGCTGGTGTCGGTCCAGGTCTTCTCGCTGTTGCCCCAGCTCACCGACACCACCTGCGGCCGGTTGATGTCGTCGAACACCGCGCGATGCACCGCGCGCGTCAGGCTGTCGGTGGAGTTGTTGGCGAAATAGACGACGATGCGGGCCTTCGGCAGCAGGCTCGCGGCGACCTGGAGATCGAGCGCGATCTCCTGCTCCGCCAGGCTGAAGCCATCGACGAACTGATTGCCGTCCCCCTCGACGGTCACGTCGATGACCTCCGGCATCGGGCGGCCCATCGCCGCCATCGCGGTCACCAGGTCGGACATGAGATAACCACCGCCGAGCGCGACGATGCCGACACAGACCGAGGGCGCCTCGCGATTGATCGGGATGCCGTAGAGCGACGCGATCTCGGTCGGCCAGCGACCGGCGTCGGTGCCGTCACCGGCCTGCGGCCGGACCCGGTCGGCCGGCGCGGCAAGCGGGCGCTGGTCGAAGCCGAGAATGGCGCGTGTCCATGGCGCGATTTCGGCCGGCACCGTCAGTTGCCCGACCCGCGCGCGGAATTGCTGCCGGCCGTCGTCGTAGCGCCGCAAGGTGGCGCCGAACACCTCGGCCATCTGCCGCGCCGTGCCCTTGAGCTCGACGGTGCGCTGGCCGAGGTTGACGGCGCTGACCTCGAGCCCGCAGGTCTGCGCGAGCTTCTCGATCCGCGCAGCAGCACGCGCATGGGTGCGGAGGCGCTGCGCCGCCAGCGCGCGGCGCGTGACGGGCCTGCTGGTGAGGCGGGCGAGATCGCCCGCGCTGCCCGGCACGAACGCATCGGGCGTGCGACGCTTGACATGGACGACGACGCTGACCGGCTCGTCCGGATCGACCTCGCCGATCAAGGCCGCGCCCTCCGGCGGAACGCGGAGACTGCCGGCGAGAGCGACCTTGCGATCAGTCATGTCATGCCTCCGAAGGCACCCGCGAACTCACTGTCACTTGCCGGCGCAGTTGGACTGCTGCACCGGCGTCTGGGTGTCGTCGATCGCGCAGAACGGAATCGACCACACGAAGTCGGCCGACGTTGCCGTGCGTGTGAGGCCCGACTTGCCCTGGAAGATCGGCGGCTGCGAGGTGAAGCTCCAATACCAGGTCGGCAGCAGCGGACCGAGCGGGCCGATCGGACCATTCGGACCGAACGACAGGAAACCGGCTTGAGAGGTCGGCTGCCCGTTCTTGTTCCATACTGCGCGGCCGTGACAGGTCATGCAGGAGGCGGTCGCCACGAAGCCTTCCTCCGTCACCGAGTTGCCGACGCGAATATCCAGGCCGGTGTTGTCGACGAAGTCGCTCTGTGAGCCCTTCAGACAGTAGTTCTGATAAACAGGATCGATGTCCGCGCCGTTGAGCATCGCCGTCAGCGCCGGCGTCTTGGCACAGTTGGGATAGCCCTGCCCAGCAGCCCGATTCGACGGCACGAACGGCTGCTGCGCGCCGAACGCATCCCTGCAGCCGAGGATGTCGCAGCGTGACGGATTGAGGCTGTGCTCGAACGTCGCCCAGGTCCAGTTCGGCACGGCCTTGCTGATGACGTGCATCGCGACCATCGCGTATTGCACGCCGCCTGCGCTGTTGACGTGATAGAGCTGCGGCACTTGCGCGACGGTGACGCGGTTGTTGGTGAAGGCCGGAATGGCGCTGACCGGCATCCAGTTGGCCTTCACCTCGATCGAGTCGATCGGGAACGACAGACTCTTGCCAAAGGCCGCCTTCAGCCCCGACACCTTGTATAGATTGTTCTGAACGATGAAATCGAACGCCGCCTTGTTGCGCCGGGTCTCCTCGGTCACGCCGTCGGAGATGCCCGGCGGCAATGCCGGCAGCAGGCCGCCGGCGGCCTCCACGCCCTCGCGCGCGACCTGCGGCAGCACCGGCCGCCGCAACGACGGCGGTGTCGGCGCTGTCGGGAATTGCGGATTCGGCTGGAACGTATCGGTATCGCTGGCCCATGTCTCAAATACCGAGTTGCTGCCGCCGGCCCGGCTGTTGGCCTGGATGAAGAACTGCCAGGCGACCTGGTCGGGCGCATTCATGGCCGGATCGGCAGTCGATTGAGCATTGGCCGGGCCGGCCACCCCCGCGCTCAGCCCAAGAGCGAACGCGCCTGCGAGCAGATATCTCGTCATCGTACCCTCCCTTTGTTTGCTAAGGCAAAAAGCCGTCTGACATCCAATTCGTGTAGGTATCGAGCGAAGGCTGTGGCCAGGGATGTCCGGGCGGCATGAACGCGGACGACAGCGCCGCGAAGACATGGCGCGCATTGGCGTAATCTGCGAAATCGTCATTTCCGGCGGCGTCGCACATCCATTGCGCATCGTCGAGATGGACGCCCTTGTTGTTCATGCAGTTGATATCGGTCGAACGGAACAACGGCAGAATGTCCGAGCTGAATGTGGTCGCCATCGCGCGCCTCCATTGCGCGAAACAACACCTGAGGTTGTCGTCGCGCGTATGACCCAGCTCACACGCGGCGGCGAAATTTCCGCCGGCCGGCATGCATCTTTACGGAATCGCATCGAACCGACGCACAGGATGACGCGACAAAGCGTTCGCAACGGCGGAGATCAGGACGACCCGCATGATCCTTCAATCACTCGCCGGCCTGCCGGCTTTCCTGGTGTATTTCTGCACCGCGCTGTTCGCGGTGACGGCGTACCTCTTCATCTACACCCGCGTCACGCCGTACAACGAGTTCCAGCTGATCCGGGACAATCATCCGTCCGCTGCGATCGCGCTCGGCTTGAGCCTGCTCGGCTTCACCTTGCCGCTGGTCAGCGCCATCGCTCATTCCGCCAACGTGCTGGACTGCCTGATCTGGGCGCTGATCGCGCTGGTCGTGCAGGTAATCGTCTATTATCTCGTCCGCATCCCGGTGCCGGACCTCGCACAGCGCATCGTCGCCGGCGAGCTGGCGTCCGCGATCTGGCTCGGGCTCGCATCCCTCTCGGCGGGCGCGCTCAATGCCGCCTCGATGATCATCTGATCATGCCCGGGCAACGCACCGAGTTCGGCAAGCGCAGGCCGATGCCGCCGCCCCCGGCGACGCCGCCGGTGAAGCGCTCGGGCCATGTCGCGCTCTTGCTGATGGGCACGCTGGCCGTCGGCGGCACCGCCTATGCGCTGATGCCGCGCCAGCAGAGCTGCCCGCAGCAGGGAACGGATGCGCCGCTCGCCGGCCAGCCGCAGGCGGCGAGCGAGTGCACGACGCGACGGTCCGGCAGCAGCAGCGGCGGAAGCGGCTCGGGGCGCGCGTGGCATCTGTTTTCCGGCGACGACAGCGAGACGAGGCGGAGTTCGACGTCGACGCAGGTCGCCGAAGCCTCGTCCAGCCACGTCTCGCGCGGCGGCTTCGGCTCCTTCGCCCATGCGTTCGGCTTCTCGCGCGGCGGCTGATTTTGGTCCAGGGACCGCCGTGAAAACACCGCCTTTATGGTGATGATGCGATTCGGATCTTTGACACAGACTGAAAATCATAGAAAATCGCCTGCCAACTTATCGGGACTGATCCGATGAAACGTTCGCGCCGCGTGGTGCTGACGATGATGGGGACTGCGACGATCGGCGCGGTCTCGCTAGGCTTTACTCGCAAACGATCGTGCGGCCCCGGGCGCGACGTCTCGCCCGGACCGCGCGACCGCATTCAATGCCGTGCCACCCATGGCGGCTTCGGCCACGCTGTGCACCGCTTCCACGGGCACGGCGCGCACGGCCATGCCGGCGGTTAGCCGAGCATGCAGCGGATCCCCTGCCCCGAGCGTGACGACTGGCGGCAGACGGCGGAGCAATGCGGATTCGATTTCTACGAACTTGATGGTGAGCGTTACTGGGACGAGCGCGCCTACTACGCGTTCACGATCGCCGAGATCGAGCTCGGCATCGAGGAGCCGACCGGCGAGATCGAACAGATGTGTCTGGAGCTGGTCGAGCGTGTCCTCGGCGACGACGCGCTGCTGCGCCGGCTGCAAATCCCGGAACATGTCTGGCCACTGCTATCAGACAGCTGGACGCGCAAGGACGGCAGCCTCTATGGACGGCTCGATCTCAGCTATCAGGGCGGCCGCATGCCGGCGAAGCTGCTCGAATACAATGCCGACACCCCGACCTCGATCTTCGAGGCGGCGGTGTTTCAATGGACCTGGCTCGAACAGGCGATCGAACGGCACATCATCCCGGGGCGTGCGGATCAGTACAATTCGATCCATGAGCGCCTGATCAAGCGCTGGCGCGCGCTCGGCCAGGGGCACCGGCTGCATCTGACCGGCCTCACCGAAGATGCCGAGGATGCCGCGACCTTGGCCTATCTCGCCGACACCGCGGCGCAGGCGGGATTGTCAACAACGGTGCTCGACATTGCCGACATTGGCTGGCGCGACGATGGCGGCGGCTTCGTCGATCTCGACGGCGGCGACATGGCGCTCGCGTTCAAGTTGTATCCATGGGAATGGATGTTCCGCGACGCCTTCGGCGCCAAGCTCAGGGACGCGCCGACGCGCTGGGTCGAGCCGCCGTGGAAGGCGATCCTGTCCAACAAGGGCATCCTTCCCCTGCTCTGGCAGCTGTTCGAAGGCCATCCGAACCTGCTGCCGGCCTATTTCGAGGATGATCCGAAAGCCGCCAGTCTTGGCCCGAGCTTCGTGCGCAAGCCGATCTACTCGCGCGAAGGCGCCAATGTGAGCCTGGTCTCCGATGGTGTCGCCCTCTCTGCGCAGGATGGTCCCTATGGCGCGGAGGGTTTCATTCGCCAGGCGCTGGCACCGCTACCCGACTTCGGCGGCGTGCTCCCGGTGATCGGCAGCTGGCTGGTCTCCCACACGCCCTGCGGTCTCTCGATCCGCGAGGATGCGAGCCCGATCACGGGCAATCGCTCGCGCTTTTTGCCGCATGCCATCCTGTAATAAGGCGTCAACGAGACGTATCGAAACGGCTCGACACTCCGTTAGGGAGGTTTAGATAGAACGAGGGGAAGGAACTCCTGGACTCGGCAACTGCGCACGACCGGATATCAGGCATGGCGACGGACAACTCTCAGCTCGAAGGCTTTCGCATCCTGGTCGCCGAGGACGAGGGCCTGATCGCGCTCGAACTCGAGACGGTGCTGCAGGGCTTCGGGTGCGAGGTCGTAGGCCCCGTTTCCCGCGTCGCCGACGTGCTGCGCGAAGCCGAACGCGGCCGCCTCGACGGCGCGCTGCTCGACGTCAATCTGCGGGGCGAGCAGATCTTCGCCATCCTGCCGCAACTCATCGCGCTCGAGCTGAAAATCGTCATTACCTCCGGCTATGACGATGCGACATTGTTTCCCCCGGAATTCCGCAACCTGCCGCGCCTCGCAAAGCCGTTTGACGAGCGCGCGCTACGCGCGATGTGCGAGGCCACGTTTCTTCCGCGCCAGGTCTCCGGAGAGAACCTCCACCTCCCGCCCGGGTAACGCAGTGACGGCCGACCGTTCAGAATTCCCTGAGCTCTCCGCGCCGTGCATCGAGAGCGCGCACCCGTTCCCAACGAGAAAATCCCGCGGGGTTATCAGCTAGA encodes:
- a CDS encoding glutathionylspermidine synthase family protein; translated protein: MQRIPCPERDDWRQTAEQCGFDFYELDGERYWDERAYYAFTIAEIELGIEEPTGEIEQMCLELVERVLGDDALLRRLQIPEHVWPLLSDSWTRKDGSLYGRLDLSYQGGRMPAKLLEYNADTPTSIFEAAVFQWTWLEQAIERHIIPGRADQYNSIHERLIKRWRALGQGHRLHLTGLTEDAEDAATLAYLADTAAQAGLSTTVLDIADIGWRDDGGGFVDLDGGDMALAFKLYPWEWMFRDAFGAKLRDAPTRWVEPPWKAILSNKGILPLLWQLFEGHPNLLPAYFEDDPKAASLGPSFVRKPIYSREGANVSLVSDGVALSAQDGPYGAEGFIRQALAPLPDFGGVLPVIGSWLVSHTPCGLSIREDASPITGNRSRFLPHAIL
- a CDS encoding S53 family peptidase; amino-acid sequence: MTDRKVALAGSLRVPPEGAALIGEVDPDEPVSVVVHVKRRTPDAFVPGSAGDLARLTSRPVTRRALAAQRLRTHARAAARIEKLAQTCGLEVSAVNLGQRTVELKGTARQMAEVFGATLRRYDDGRQQFRARVGQLTVPAEIAPWTRAILGFDQRPLAAPADRVRPQAGDGTDAGRWPTEIASLYGIPINREAPSVCVGIVALGGGYLMSDLVTAMAAMGRPMPEVIDVTVEGDGNQFVDGFSLAEQEIALDLQVAASLLPKARIVVYFANNSTDSLTRAVHRAVFDDINRPQVVSVSWGNSEKTWTDTSRDAMQAVLADAIRLRVSVMFAAGDLLATGGLADGRLHVWFPASSPYALGCGGTAPVLNESGAAIVAEAVWKQAPTGTGGGISDVFPVPAYQQALNLPASLNDGAVRRGVPDVACAAAATPGYRIVLNGQQVTKDGTSAATPLWAALLAMANAERASPVGFVNPALYSDPALCRAITQGDNRVAGRGYDAGPGWNACTGLGVPKGADIIAAFAGGLVA
- a CDS encoding DUF350 domain-containing protein — translated: MILQSLAGLPAFLVYFCTALFAVTAYLFIYTRVTPYNEFQLIRDNHPSAAIALGLSLLGFTLPLVSAIAHSANVLDCLIWALIALVVQVIVYYLVRIPVPDLAQRIVAGELASAIWLGLASLSAGALNAASMII